A single window of Sebastes umbrosus isolate fSebUmb1 chromosome 16, fSebUmb1.pri, whole genome shotgun sequence DNA harbors:
- the osr1 gene encoding protein odd-skipped-related 1, whose product MGSKTLPAPVPLHPSLQLANYALLQSSTGLQLPSDHFHSIYSFSALHAIHLHQWTLGYPPMALPRCTISKLPAQFSSMASFPMFPHLLQPKHDSEGLLLQSSKNKPRFDFANLAAAATQEDHLKAEDLSMAGAAAAAAAAQNSSHHPTSAGLGCLLDVTKLSSPERKSNRGRLPSKTKKEFVCKFCGRHFTKSYNLLIHERTHTDERPYTCDICHKAFRRQDHLRDHRYIHSKEKPFKCQECGKGFCQSRTLAVHKTLHMQVKELKPAKIK is encoded by the exons ATGGGCAGCAAGACTCTGCCAGCACCGGTCCCTCTCCACCCATCCCTCCAGCTGGCTAACTACGCCCTCCTCCAGAGCTCCACGGGCCTCCAGCTGCCATCGGATCATTTTCACAGCATCTACAGCTTCAGTGCCCTACACGCCATCCACCTCCACCAGTGGACCCTTGGCTACCCACCTATGGCCCTGCCCCGCTGCACCATCTCCAAGCTGCCTGCCCAGTTCTCCTCCATGGCCTCCTTCCCCATGTTCCCTCACCTCCTGCAGCCCAAGCACGACTCAGAGGGGTtgctgctgcagagctccaAGAACAAGCCCCGCTTTGACTTTGCCAAcctggcagcagcagccaccCAGGAAGATCACCTGAAGGCGGAAGACCTGAGCATGGCGGGTGCTGCCgccgccgcagcagcagcacagaatTCATCTCACCACCCGACTTCAGCCGGCCTGGGATGCCTCCTGGATGTGACCAAACTCTCCTCGCCGGAGCGCAAGTCAAACCGAGGCCGACTGCCCTCCAAGACCAAGAAAGAGTTTGTCTGCAAATTCTGTGGCCGTCATTTCACCAAATCCTACAACCTTTTGATCCACGAGAGGACGCACACGGATGAGAGGCCATATACCTGCGATATCTGCCACAAGGCCTTCAGAAGACAGGACCACCTCCGGGACCACAG GTACATTCATTCCAAAGAAAAGCCCTTCAAGTGTCAGGAGTGTGGGAAGGGCTTCTGTCAGTCCAGGACTCTGGCTGTCCACAAAACATTACACATGCAGGTCAAGGAACTAAAGCCAGCCAAGATCAAGTGA